From Paenibacillus sp. FSL H8-0537:
GCGCGAGGTGAATGCGTCAAGGCTGCAAGTAGCGGCAGCCCGTTCCGGCTGGGAAAGCAGCGCCGCCGAGCTTGCGGAATACGGCGCCTCTGCCGAGCATCTCGCCGAGCAGCAGGCTGACCTCCGCGCGCAGTGGAAGCAGTTGAAGGATGAGACGGACCGACTGCAGCAGCAGAACGAGGAGATGCGCTTGCTTAAAGAGCAGGCAGAAAATCGGGAAGCAGAGCTGGAGCGGCTCGTCAGGGATAAAGAGCAGCGGCAAGCGGTTTATCAGCAACTGCAAATTGAACTGGGCGCGAAGGAGTCGCTGCTCGCCAGAGAGCTGGAACGCATACCCGAATCGCTTCGCGAGCCCGAACAATTGCAGCAGGCGCTGACTGCCCAGCAGATGAAAGCTCGTCAGCATGCAGAAGCCTGGCAGGCTGCTGTCAAGCAGCTGCAGCAGGCCCAGCTTAAGTTGGCGGAAGCTTCTGTCCATGCCCTGCAGGCTCTCCAACAATTTGAAGAAGCGCAGCGAAACAGGGAAGAAGCTGAGAAGCGGCTGCTGAGCGAGCTGAAGGCTGCGGCATTTGATTCATTGGAGGCTTATCGCGCCGCCGTGAAAACGCCGCAAGAGCGGCAAGCACTCAAGGAGCAACTGGACGCTTATAAATCTGCGGTTCAGGCGCTGACAAGCCGTGTAACGGATATGCAGCTGGAGCTGGCTGGAAGGCAGCCTGCGGATATGCAGGAGCTGCATGCAGCAGGCGCCGAGCTTAAGCAGCAGTTGGAGACGATTGTCGCTGCACTGCAAACCGCTGCGCGTCATGGCGAGGAGGCTGTTCGGCTCATTCGCCAGCTCACAGCGACGAGCGAGCGAGTGAAGCAGCTCGAGGCAGAGCTGGAGCAGGTGCTCGACATCTATCAAATGCTTAAAGGAGACAATGCGCTTAAAATTTCCTTTGAACGTTATATATTGATTGAGTTTTTGGAGCAAATTTTGCAGGCGGCAAATGTGCGTCTGCAGCGGCTTTCAGGCGGGCAATTTATGCTGCAGCGCAGCGATCGTTTGGAAGTCAGAGGGAAGCAAAGCGGTCTTGGCCTGGACGTGTATGATGCGTATACAGGACAAAATCGCGATGTGAAAACGATGTCCGGCGGGGAAAAATTTAATGCGTCTCTCTGCCTTGCTTTAGGAATGACCGATGTTATCCAGGCGCATCAAGGCGGAATTTCCATTGAAATGATGTTTATTGACGAAGGGTTTGGCTCCCTGGATGAGGAGGCGCTGAACAAGGCGATCGAGGCTTTGGTTGACTTGCAGCGCGCCGGCCGCATGATTGGCGTCATTTCACATGTGCAGGAGCTCAAACAGGCTTTTCCCGCCTGCCTTGAAGTTCATAAGACGAAGGAAGGCTACAGCCGCACGGCCGTAACCGTTCGTTAACAGAAAAAGGCAGGAAACAACGCGAACGCTGCTTCCTGCCTATCTTTCTGAATGTTAGTAGCCGGATAATGCGCTTGCTCCAGCAGAGAATACAGCAATGGAAAAAATAAAAAAGACAACAGTGCCCATTACGCCAAGTCCGTTCAGAATAATACCGATAACCGCAAAAACTTTGCGGCGCTGCTTGGAGCATGCACCAATAATACCAAGAATCAAGCCGACGAACGTAATGCCGACGCTGACGATAACAGCAACAATCGATCCCATAAAGGATCCAGCGCCTCCCATAATCAATTCCTCAATGTAGGCAGGGTCTTCAATTAAGTACTCATTTCTTGTAGAAATGAGACTGCCAATGGCTGTGAAAAACATGATGATGCTAATAACGCCTATAAGAATAGATGCAATGGCCATAATAAAGGAAGCAATGCCAAGGCCTGAATGCTTTAGCGGCTGGCTCGGCTGATAAGGTGCAGGATCGGAAAAGCCTGTTGATGGTGCAGATCCGTAAGGATTATAATCCGGTGTCTGAGTCTGATCCGTATCCGATTTTGTAAATGAAATCGGTGTGGAATTGTTTTTATTTTCTTCCATTAAAGTGTTCTCCTCCAGTATATGTAAGTCGTGTTAAAACACAATTACAGTAAATTATACTCAATTCTGAAAGGAATGAAAACAGATGTTCCAAAAATATTTCACAATCGGCGCTATTGGTGCCGCTATTGCCGTAGGATTAGGGGCCTTTGGCGCTCATACTTTAAAGGAAATATTGCCAGCTGATTTGCTAGCTATTTTTGAAACGGGCGTACGCTATCATATGTATCATTCGCTTGGCCTTATGCTGGTCGCTCTGCTTGCGGATCGCTTGGGCGAGAGCAAATTGCTGCTTGCCGGAGCCAGGCTGCTGCTTGCGGGCATCGTTATTTTCAGCGGCAGTCTCTATATCCTTGCATTAAGCGATATTCGCGTGCTGGGAGCAATTACACCAATTGGCGGTGTGGCTTTTCTTGCTGGCTGGGTTTGCGTCATCGTCGCGACCCTCAAGTCTCGAAAAAAAGCCGTTTGATTTGCATAATATTTCTATGCCGAAACGGCGGTTTCGATTATAATAAGTCTAACCTTATTGGATTCGAACGTAGGAAGGAAGTTAGTGCGTGACGAAACGAACGTTTGGTCGGCCTGATAGACCGCCACGTGACGCGCTTACACAATGGTTGTCCAAGTTGTGGAATCCGTGGCTGCAAGGCAGCTTGCTGCTCATTATCGTAGGAGTATGGGTGGCAGCGATGATAGTAACAGCAATACCTTCGCTTTTTATTTGGCTAGCTTCTTGTTTGACTGTGGCATTCCTTATAGGAAACTTCGTCCTAATGGTCATGCAGACCAAGACATCGAATACGCTCAGCTATCATAAACCAATGGTTGAGGCGCTGCTTCGCTCGGAAGCGGTCCCGCTGGCTATCATTGATCCACAGGGCGTTATAATTGAATTGAATGAAGGCGCAGAGCGTACTTTTGGCTATGAACGCGCGGAGTTAATGGGGAATTGGCTGGCCTCTTTCGTAGATGCAGGCAGCCGCGATGCCTTACATACGATGCTGGAGCATTCGCTTACCGGTTGTCCGGAGCAGGGAAACGTTCATATTATACACCGCTCAGGCTATCCGCTTGAGCTGCATCTCGTATGTTCCCCCATGGTGCAGGATGAGAAGGTCATCGGAACGCTGGTGGTGAGCCATGACTTAAGCGATCGCAAGCGAAATGTGGAACGGATTCGTTATATGGCCTACTACGACGATAGAACGGGATTGCCGAATCGAACGCTTTTTCAAATGAGGTTGAATGAAAGCCTTGCTTTTGCCCACGATCATAACCAGATTGTGGGGCTGTGTTATATGGACTTGGACCGCTTTAAGCTCGTAAACGCCTCCTTCGGCCGCGAATTTGGTGATATGCTGCTCATGCAGGTGGCAGAGCGCTTTACAAGTGTCATGTACGAGCAGGATTTTGCCGCCAGGATGGAAGGTGATGAGTTCGCTCTGTTGTTTAAGGATCTGGAGTCGGAGGAGCAGTTGCTGAGCCGTGCCCGCACGGTGCTGCAGGCGATTGAGGAGCCTTTCGAGCTTAAAGGCTTTCCGATCCAAATTACAGCAAGCATAGGTGCGGTCACGAGCCGTCTGGTCGAGGATGATGATTATGCGCTGCTTAATAAAGCGGATATGGCGTTAATGAAGGTGAAGCAGAATGGCAGAAACGATGCGCTGCTTTATTCCGAAAGCTGGAGCAATTATTCGTTTGAGCATTTGTCGATGCAGCATGAAATGTATCGTGCTATTCAGCGCAAGGAGTTCATTTTATACTATCAGCCGCAATATGATATGAATTCTGGCGGTATGATCGGCGTCGAGGCGCTGGTGCGCTGGAAGCATCCGATCC
This genomic window contains:
- a CDS encoding DUF423 domain-containing protein, with protein sequence MFQKYFTIGAIGAAIAVGLGAFGAHTLKEILPADLLAIFETGVRYHMYHSLGLMLVALLADRLGESKLLLAGARLLLAGIVIFSGSLYILALSDIRVLGAITPIGGVAFLAGWVCVIVATLKSRKKAV
- a CDS encoding EAL domain-containing protein produces the protein MTKRTFGRPDRPPRDALTQWLSKLWNPWLQGSLLLIIVGVWVAAMIVTAIPSLFIWLASCLTVAFLIGNFVLMVMQTKTSNTLSYHKPMVEALLRSEAVPLAIIDPQGVIIELNEGAERTFGYERAELMGNWLASFVDAGSRDALHTMLEHSLTGCPEQGNVHIIHRSGYPLELHLVCSPMVQDEKVIGTLVVSHDLSDRKRNVERIRYMAYYDDRTGLPNRTLFQMRLNESLAFAHDHNQIVGLCYMDLDRFKLVNASFGREFGDMLLMQVAERFTSVMYEQDFAARMEGDEFALLFKDLESEEQLLSRARTVLQAIEEPFELKGFPIQITASIGAVTSRLVEDDDYALLNKADMALMKVKQNGRNDALLYSESWSNYSFEHLSMQHEMYRAIQRKEFILYYQPQYDMNSGGMIGVEALVRWKHPIRGMIPPGDFIPLAEESGMIVQIGDWVLEEACRQNKYWQESGLPPMPVSVNLSIRQFVQHDLASKVADVLARTGLESQYLDLEITESMTMDVNHVSRCLLDLTALGVGISIDDFGTGYSSFHYLKNFPIDRLKIDRSFVRDIQQDPSDAEIVAAIIAMAHNLNIQVIAEGVETQEQIEFLRKHNCDEMQGYFWSAPVPSDNIEQMLGGYYM